In Odontesthes bonariensis isolate fOdoBon6 chromosome 9, fOdoBon6.hap1, whole genome shotgun sequence, the following proteins share a genomic window:
- the LOC142388968 gene encoding coagulation factor X, protein MTPSTTASLGLCALLTCSTLIQCSVFLDPPTAAQVLRPSTRWRRANSAFLEEMLPGDLERECWEELCSQEEAAEIFQTHEKTMEFWYRYKNLNPCHTNPCLNGGICRLDRGDFICLCPPQYHGKTCDSVVLDCHYRNGGCLQFCKDLAGGAGVQCGCADGFRLETDGKSCSPKVAFPCGRQQMGALFRTRSLWGSPEDDNVTMETDTMSDGNITQSLDLQLNATEKWEPWMANATFEQTGQNRTEAQTRITFRIVGGDLEQRGGSPWQVLIHRSDGFGFCGGTLVSDRWVVSAAHCFEESADHVTIGDLDKLRPDPGEQLIKIQEVIVHPHFHSFTFDSDIALLYLAQPVVRGPTAVPACLPDPHLSKYLLREENRGVVTGWGATQYLQRSSRFLRKVTLPVVSHQACTATTEQVITDNMFCAGYLEASVDACSGDSGGPFVVHYRGTWFLTGVVSWGEKCAARGKYGVYTRLGNFLHWIRDTMERPDLNSTTS, encoded by the exons ATGACGCCGTCCACGACCGCGAGTCTGGGCCTGTGCGCCCTGCTGACCTGCTCCACGCTGATCCAGTGCTCAG TGTTCCTGGATCCGCCCACAGCTGCTCAGGTGCTCCGCCCCTCCACCAGGTGGCGCCGAGCAAACTCCGCCTTCTTGGAGGAGATGCTGCCAGGAGACCTGGAAAGGGAGTGCTGGGAGGAGCTCTGCTCCCAGGAGGAGGCTGCGGAGATCTTCCAGACCCACGAAAAGACG ATGGAGTTTTGGTACAGATACAAAA ATCTGAACCCCTGTCACACCAACCCCTGTCTGAATGGGGGCATCTGCAGACTGGACCGAGGAGACTTCATATGTCTGTGTCCTCCCCAGTATCATGGCAAGACCTGTGACTCAG TGGTCTTGGACTGTCACTATAGAAACGGCGGCTGTCTGCAGTTCTGCAAAGACCTGGCAGGAGGCGCTGGAGTTCAGTGTGGCTGCGCTGACGGATTCAGGCTGGAGACAGACGGAAAGAGCTGCTCACCAAAAg TGGCGTTCCCCTGTGGTCGTCAGCAGATGGGGGCGCTGTTCCGCACTCGCTCTCTGTGGGGTTCCCCTGAAGATGACAATGTTACCATGGAGACGGACACCATGTCAGACGGCAACATCACGCAGAGCTTGGACCTCCAACTTAACGCCACAGAGAAGTGGGAGCCTTGGATGGCGAACGCTACATTTGAACAGACGGGACAGAACCGGACGGAGGCGCAGACGAGGATAACCTTTCGTATTGTGGGAGGAGATCTGGAGCAACGAGGAGGGAGCCCCTGGCAG GTTTTGATCCACAGGTCTGATGGATTTGGTTTCTGTGGAGGGACTCTGGTTTCTGACCGTTGGGTGGTTTCTGCTGCTCACTGCTTTGAAGAGTCTGCAGACCACGTTACTATAG GGGACTTGGATAAGCTGCGTCCTGATCCAGGTGAGCAGCTGATAAAGATCCAGGAAGTCATCGTTCATCCTCATTTCCATTCCTTCACCTTCGACAGTGACATCGCTCTACTGTACCTCGCCCAGCCGGTCGTCAGGGGCCCCACGGCGGTCCCAGCCTGCCTGCccgacccccacctgtccaaaTACCTGCTGAGG GAAGAGAATCGGGGAGTGGTGACGGGCTGGGGGGCCACTCAGTACCTTCAGCGCTCCTCTCGGTTCCTGAGGAAGGTGACGCTCCCGGTGGTCAGCCACCAGGCCTGCACTGCCACCACAGAGCAG GTGATCACAGACAACATGTTCTGTGCAGGCTACCTGGAGGCCAGCGTGGACGCCTGCAGCGGCGACAGCGGGGGTCCCTTCGTGGTGCACTACAGAGGGACCTGGTTTCTGACCGGAGTCGTCAGCTGGGGAGAGAAATGTGCTGCCCGGGGGAAGTATGGAGTTTACACCCGACTAGGAAACTTCTTACACTGGATCAGAGACACGATGGAGAGACCGGACCTGAACAGCACCACGAGCTGA